The genomic interval GTAAAGGCCCTGGCCATGTAtcagaaaaatctgaaaattaatgtacatttatatttacattaaaataaaatatctgaggTGTaagttttttcctctttctaaacAAAAGACTACCAAGACTAAGGATTCTTTCATATACTAATCTGGCCTAACTAACCAGCAAGGTTAAATCATCAGCAGGAGATAGCTCTGCTCCAAATCAAAACTGAGCAAAGTAGTAGCACAAGTATCTCTCCCCTTCCCTTTACGCCACAGTGGGACAAACTCATCTACCTTCCTCTTCATTATAAACTGCCAAAAGTTGGAAGGATGCAAGGCAGCAGGACGGAGGGCAAAGGAAACAAGAGGCAGCCTTACTCTGCTTTTAGTAGCACAAGGTCTTTGGATACCCTCCAACTGTACTGATAAaccaaatatttctttttttatcattacagATTCACTAAATATAATTTGTTGCAGTAGTAACATTTAGACAGCTAATTCAGAATCCACTTATATAGAGAACTAAATCACAACACAGCctcctagaaataaaaaaaaaaagagattccaaCTTACCAGGCCCCACTGGCATCATCCCAGGAGGCGGAGGGCCCATCATTGGCATCATGGGAGGGCCCCCCATATGGGGTGCTGGCATCATACCAGGACGGGGAGGACCCGCTGAAATTAAGAATGGGGCTACAGGTTAAAATATGCTCATATTAACATTTTCTCTTCTTAACGAAACTAATAGGGCCTCATGATTTGGTCTAAATTCTGTAACAATAGACTTATGTTTTCTTGTTTATCAGTATATCCACAAAAAATCAGCATGCCACAAAACTTTAGCTACTGTATGTCTAAAAAGCAGTAACAAGCCTGCCTGGGCAGAAGTTAAAATCAAATCATGTTTCCCAGGTTAAAAAAATTCTAAGAGTTTAATTTTTAGAGACAGAGTACTATACCTTCTGTAGAGCTCCTGACAAAAAGCTGATGAATTTAAGCCACAAGTACTTAATATCagattctatttttaaatcaaaacctAAGTTTAAAAGATTCTTTGGAAAGATGCATTTGCAGAGATATTCCTGACAGTACCATTTATAACAGCAACAGTTTGGAACAACTTAAATATCTAACAATAAGAAAATGGTATGGTTATGGTCCACTCATCCCTTAGCCTATTCTATTATGAAAAATAGTGGAACTGAGTGCCAGCCGGTCGGGACAGAGCAGGACAGAGAGGTGATCTAAGAGCTGCTGTGAGCTGAGGCTTGATCAGGCCCCAGGATGGCAGGAGCCCAGGAAGGATAGTGGGCCAGATCTACCTGTGTTAATGTATAACTCTTATAAATAGCCTATTTTCTGATTCTATAACAATGATTACTTAGAGGACTGAGTTTAGATTTCTGAGTTCAATTTCAGTCTGAACCCTCCCAGGAAAGCCAAACCATTTATAGCCTACTTACATAATCTCCTACTGTCTATAACCCAGAAACAATAAAGCTTTCCAGAGAGGAGAGGCCTTTGAACCACTCTGCTTCCAACCATCTAATTCTGGTCTTTCACAAGATATGTATTGGTGTTAGGTGGGTTTGAAAATAGGGAGAAAGACTGAGGAGTTTATCAACTACTTCAATCATCTAGTGGTGTCTTCAGAGCAGTAAGTAATTCAATATACTCATCATTACCTCTTTGTCTATTAGCTCACCTAATCACAGGTACATTCTTAGTTTTCCACTGACAATGTCTCAGATCCACTTGGATGCCACTAATATAATATCCTAGTAATAATGCAATCAGAAAATAACTCTAATAATATTTCAGAAATTATATCACTGAGGTTGTTTTCTATTACTATCTACATCCTCATTCAATGAGCATTTGAAAGCCAACTGTGAGATAATCTAACAAAATCAAAGGATAATCTGTCCAATTACACCCCCTTAAGATAAAAACTATAAACTTACGGAGACTTGGGGGAGGTGGGATCATTGCCCctgcaggaggaggagcagagaaTGGAGTAGGAGGTATCTTTCCTTGTTGAAATGCAGCCGCTTAGGAAACAGTGATAAAAACCAGTAAGTGAATAAGAATCAATAcccatatataaaataaacacttTCTTTTAAATCACTAATGGTCCCAATTATTTCACTCTAAAAAGTTTCATCTAAAATTACATCATGGCCTCTACAgtttttaaatcaactttatgTATTCACCTGCTAATATTGCAATTAATTGGCTTTCTGATTTGGGCTTTTAATCTCTTTTTATTTAGTCAGCATTTCTACGGTTAATTAACTATGATGGACTGGAGCTAAAACCTCCCAACTATCAATGTATTACCAAAGAGAAACAGTCATCTTTAATCTGCACATGTAGTTTATAACCAATTCAAGCCattcaattttaaagaaaaacgCGTGAATGGCCCAAAGGCCAGGCTGTGTAAAACTTCAATCCTTCCTATGTATGTTGTTCTGAGGCAAAACAATACACCACTTTGGCTTACCAGTTTTGAAAATTAATGCACCAATAGACATGaaagaaagatttcaaaacaagATTATGATCTTAAAAAATGTCTAATAAAatcagattttaattttctttcagacAATATGAGgcataaaagagaaagaatagaaagaaaaagatgatcatttggttttagAAAGGAGTCacaaataaatactaaaatacaCACTCAGAAAGTCTATTCCTGAAGGTAAGCTCTTCCCAGTTCAATGTAGCCCACAGCCCAACCCAGCCCACAAACCACCCCTTCCCATCCCACTCCATCCCCACCAGTGCAAAGgaagacaaataacccaaataagtCACTGATAATTCATGAGGACCAGATCCAAAAACCAGACCTAAAGTGGAGATTTATGAATAGTTATTCATATGTCTCTAAATAGAGCCTGTACTCTATAAGGGGTCATATCCCAATAAAGGTTTTGCCAATCAAAAAGGTACCTCTCCCACACCCTGTGTAGGAAAGCTTAAAAAGACTGAAGAGCGAGTGGCAAAGCCATTGGTTCAGTAGCAGACTCAATGTCAACATAATGACAGACATCATGAGGTGTGTCCCTGAGGGCACCTCCTCTCTAAGACTTTCATCAGAAGTGTTTACTTATCCTAAATTCTTTGGCTGCAtacaaaaaataagcaaataaatataatGCTAAGAAATTTCTAATATCTTTTcaaatagagggaaaaaaatttacattataatttatttttttctaatgtacTGGGATAACATCAAAGATTTGTTCCTTAACAAtccaggagggagaaagggagtagATGAAAGTATTCAGTGGCTCTCAACCAGGGGCCAATTTTGCCTCTTTGGGGGACACTGGACAATGCCTGGAGGCATTTTTAGTCACCACAACTGGGAACTgctactggcatccagtgggtagaTAGCAGGACTGCTGCTGACCATCCTacaatgtataggaaagcccccacaacaaagaattatctggccccaaatgtcaacaATGCTAAGTTTGAGAACCTTGGTATAAATGCAACAAGCCTGTTGCTGCTGGATGATGGGAATGGGGGCTAAAAGGGTGACCATGGGAGGTTCATTAAACTTGTCTACTTTGTTTGAAATTTGCCATActagtttggggtttttttaaaaagtcacatcaCAATCAAAGTCCACATTTGCTACCAGCTCTGAGATAATGAACAAGAAAGAGCATATTTCAAACATATTAGGATACTCTAGCATAGAAATGTAACATCTCGTTCTGTCAGTGCCTTGGACTCAACCAACCTAAACAACAAAAATGGTCCTAATTAAACAAAAGGAGTATGACATGTACAGCAGGGGTCAAAAACACACCCAAACTATTTTGTTACATCAGTTGCTCCCTTTTTGACGAGCTACCTTTGTCAGGTCTACAAAAACTAAGAAATTCAAACTCTCATGAACTCTTTGAAAAGAACTACAACCTCTCCCACAGGAAAGCAGTTTTTTATAACTATGGATCACCAGTAAGGAGGTTTTACATAAATCTGTTACTAAATCTGGTCCATGCCAATAAAGAAATACTAGACAATTCATTCCTCTCTGCCCCACTCCAGCCTAACCAATACCTGAATGCTCTAACCTCAATTATTAGTATTAATGTGTTCCTATGTCCCTGGGAAACCAATGACCTTCCActtctttcattcaacacatCAGAATCCTCTTGTTTACTATTCAGAATGAGTTGCTTCTGTGAAAAACAACAGAGAGACGGGGACAAGAAAGAATGAGATCATTCTACCACATCAGAACAAGAGATTGAAACGCACTTGTTTTGTCAATTAGGCTCTGAGCCTGCTCTTCCATCCATTTCTGATAGTAGTCTTTCACATTCTCTTTGTGTTTCCTACCACTGCAGTGTGTCTTTCTCACAGATGGCTGTAAAACAAAACGGTACTATCAGTTACAGAACAAATTTTCAAAACCAGAAACTTTATAAAGCCTTATCTTTAAGTTGGAACTTGGCTACCTTTAGCAGCTGTAGCTGGGTGCTAAAGGATCACTTGTAAAGATTACCCAAAAATATATTGTAGTGATTTATCTACTATTTTTCTTATCTAAATCGGAGGTCAGCAAACTGCAACCCGTGTGGCCAGTCACCTGATTTTGTAAAAAGAACAAGTATAGTAACAgtgtcattcatttgtttatgtattgtctatgtCTTCTCTCTACAACAGCAGAGTTAATTGCAACAAAGACCATATTGTCCACAAACTTACAATAATTACAATCTGGCACTTTATGAAAAAGTTTGCAAACCCCTGATCTAGAACACAATGCCATTTTAATGCCCTTTCTTAGTTTATTCTATGGCAGAATTAGAGCTTACATATATTTAACACTGTTTATGagaaagtattattttaaatgacttaGGGGGTCTACAATATGGTAAACAAATCACATACAGATCTTTGTCTCTAGCCCACTGGCCATTTGTTCTTtgatagctttattgagataaaattgacataaCATAAACTCAACACATTTAACCTCTtagtctttttttattattaaggtatcattgatatacaatcttatgcaggtttctcatgagcaacattgcggttactacattcacccatatattAAGTCCCgcccaacaccccattgcagtcactgtccatcagcatagtaagatgctataaagtcactacttgtcttttctgtgctacactgccttccccgtgacccccctacattatgtgtgcgaatcATAATacaccttaatccccttctctctctttccccacccaccctccccacccgcttttcctttggttacaactagtcctttttggagtctgtaaacctcttagttttttttttcttttagtttttttatgttaacatttatttaacacttACTACATGCCAGATAACATGCTATATCTTTACAAGATGTGTCTCAATCTTTATAAAAATCACATGTGCATGACACAATGGATACAAATCAGAACCAATCACTGATGCATGCAACAGGGACAAATCTCAAAACTATGCTGAGTAAAAtaaatcagacacacacacacagagtatagTCTATAAGATTCTATTCATATTAAGCTTAAAAACCAGTAATACTGATCTTTGGTAATAAAAATAAGATCAGTCAGGGCCAGGGTGCAGGGAACTGACTGCAAAGCAACAGAAGAAAACTtactggggtgatggaaatgttctacatcTTGATGTAGAAATCAAGTTGTATTCATTGGACAagtcatcaaactgtacacttaaaatgtgtgAATTTCACTGaacactttttttattttttattaaagtatcattgatatacaatcacatgggcaacattgtggttactacattccccccattatcatggccccaccacataccccattaaagtcactgtccatcagcgtagtaagttgCTATATATAGAGTCACTGGtctttgtgctatacttccttccccgtgcccacaccctacattatacatgctaatcttaacgccccttattccccttctccctcccttccatccaccctccccagtcccttcccctttggtgagtctgctgctgttttcttccttcagtttttgctttgttcttatgctccacagatgagtgaaatcatttgatacttgtctttctccacctggcttatttcactgaacacaataccctctaactccatccatgttgttgcatatggtaggatttgttttcttcttatggctgaataatattcccttgtgtataagtaccacatcttctttatccattcatctactgatggacacttaggttgcttccatttcttggctattgtaaatagtgctgcgataaacagaggagtacatatgtctttttgaatctgtgatcccattttcttagggtaaattcctaggagtggaattcctgggtcaaatggtacttctgagttttttgaggaacctccatactgctttccacagtggttgaactaatttacattcctaccagcagtgtaggggggttcccctttctccacaacctcgccaacatttgttgttgtttaccttttctatgttggccatcctaactggtgtgaggtgatatctcattgtggttttaatttgcatttccgtgatgattagtgatgtggagcatcttttcatgtgcctgttggccatctgaatttcttctttggagaagtgtctgttcatatcctttgcccattttttaatcaggttatttgctttatggttgttgaggtgcatgagctctttatatattttgaatgtcaaccccttatcggatatgtcatttatgaatatattctcccatactctaagatgcctttttgttctgctgatgatgtcctttgctgtacagaagctttttagtttgacatagccccactcattcatttttgcttttgtttcctttgtctggggagatatgttcatgaaaaagttgctcatgtttatattcaagagagttttgcctatgttttcttctaagagttttatggtttcatgacttacgttcaggtctttgatccattttgagtttacttttgtgtatggagttagacagtaattcagtttcattctcttatatgcagctgtccagttttgccaacaccagctgttgaagaggctgtcatttccccactgtatatccatggctcctttatcatatattaactgacaatatatgcttgggttagtatctgggctctctaatctgttccattgtctatgggtctgttcttgtgccagtactaaattgtcttgattactgtggctttgtagtagagcttgaagttggggagcttaatcccccctgctttattcttctttctcaggattgctttggctattcagggtcttttgtggttccacatgaattttagaactatttcttccagtttgttgaagaatgctgttgatatttttgtaaggattgcattgaatctgtatattgctttaggtaggatagccattttgaaaatattaattcttcctccccaagagcatgggatgaatttccacttattagtgtcctctttaattcactgaacacatttttataaattacaaTTCAATACAATTGATGAAAAAAGTCACAGGTTTTTATCTTCTATTTATGCTTAAAAACTTGTCTCAAAACATATAGCTGCTAGGCAGCAAACCAAGGCTTGGAATCCAGATCTCATTCAGGTGCTCCTCATGGCTGCCTAACTACTTCCTACTGGTTTATCTTCTCTTCATATGATTGCTTCAGTGGCAGCAGATATGACCAGTCATGTGAGTAAAGACTATGTTTTCATGGGTCCAGTATATTTCAAAATATCGTTCCTTGTCTCCCAAACCACTGTGTGCATTAATACAGCAACAATGCCTTAAGTCTAAGAACAAAATCATGCCCAAGAACCAGGAAAAGTTCAGACGTTACAGCACTGAATGTTTTATATGTTTCAAAGTCCACCACAGGAAACTGCTTCAATCACCATGGAAATTTCCTACTATTTTCACAAGACATCATGTTAGAAACAATAGTATTACAAGGGTTCCTGGCATTTCTCATAAAGAAACATATATTATAAAAAGATACTTTTCAATTCTCTGAAATCTGGCATTACCAAAATGAGAGAGTATATGACAATATAGTGCTGAAAAGGGGTAGACAGGCATAGCTCCATCACTAAATTATGACTACAGGTTTGACCTAAGGGCAGGGTTAGGgacagaaacaaaacagaaagactgAGAATCTATAAGCAAGCTACTAACAATACACCCCTATTGGAGAAGCCTCCTCCAGGACAGTCTATAATAATATTTCtaactattatttcttcaaaagaaaCCACTCTACTTACATATTCCACAAATCTATTAATGCTGAACTGTATCTGACCATGTGTTACAAAGAAGTCCAAATGAACTGACAACAGAGAAATTATTGGCTAAGTTCTTGCAGCTACTATTCAAGATGACATGATCAAAAGTCCTGATTTAATTAGAATTTAATCAGAGGCAGCAAAGTATAAAGCTG from Manis pentadactyla isolate mManPen7 chromosome 16, mManPen7.hap1, whole genome shotgun sequence carries:
- the SNRPC gene encoding U1 small nuclear ribonucleoprotein C produces the protein MTGSGYGSRVDFISPRCWRLLSRHFRAARNGVATGPRSNMPKFYCDYCDTYLTHDSPSVRKTHCSGRKHKENVKDYYQKWMEEQAQSLIDKTTAAFQQGKIPPTPFSAPPPAGAMIPPPPSLPGPPRPGMMPAPHMGGPPMMPMMGPPPPGMMPVGPAPGMRPPMGGHMPMMPGPPMMRPPARPMMVPTRPGMTRPDR